The Armatimonadota bacterium genome contains a region encoding:
- a CDS encoding FAD-dependent oxidoreductase, translated as MKRVDIAVVGAGILGLAHAYMLSKMGLEVVVFEKNPAPSSYSSFSDGIISPSKLAPSPVRNLANRSSVLWREVIAEIDAWINPFGGIALATAELDMVLYHEFAERQTQVHSSAQVLRNEQVFEFAPMVNQQSVIGGLHFTSDFAIDPGGFIADLVEHLRTQMNVEFYFGTLVTGVDDGYVGNDDVMVQASEVIVCAGIEYQPLFTEVFKNAKLGISAVQQIRIEPTGERLDTGAFLRSPLYTYHAPSFVICPSLPKFRNEILDRFKTELEFGIDHFATQLRHGTIVIGSSYRGTNSNTLPRDEEVDRVLLNASRKIIDDTQYEVVDRRISFVSTGPGGPVNVLRVKPKVRLVNITGDLGTTLAFAVAEDVALEILGKSESNLV; from the coding sequence ATGAAGAGGGTTGATATTGCGGTCGTGGGCGCTGGGATTCTGGGTCTTGCTCACGCCTATATGCTGTCCAAAATGGGACTGGAAGTGGTGGTGTTCGAAAAGAACCCCGCTCCAAGTAGCTATTCCTCATTTAGTGACGGAATTATTTCGCCGTCCAAATTGGCTCCCAGCCCAGTGCGTAACCTGGCCAATCGATCCAGCGTTCTTTGGCGCGAAGTAATCGCAGAAATAGATGCTTGGATCAATCCATTCGGAGGCATTGCCCTCGCAACTGCTGAACTGGACATGGTGCTCTACCACGAGTTTGCAGAACGCCAAACTCAGGTCCATTCGAGCGCACAAGTCTTGCGAAATGAGCAAGTTTTCGAATTTGCGCCAATGGTCAATCAACAGTCCGTAATTGGCGGTCTGCACTTTACATCCGACTTTGCAATTGATCCAGGCGGATTCATTGCGGACCTCGTTGAACATCTTCGAACTCAGATGAATGTCGAGTTCTATTTCGGCACATTGGTGACTGGAGTCGACGATGGTTATGTTGGTAACGACGACGTGATGGTTCAGGCATCCGAAGTGATCGTTTGCGCTGGCATCGAGTACCAACCGCTTTTCACGGAAGTCTTTAAGAACGCAAAACTCGGCATCTCTGCTGTTCAGCAAATCCGCATAGAACCAACGGGCGAGAGGTTAGATACTGGTGCATTTTTACGATCACCGCTTTACACTTATCATGCTCCGAGCTTTGTCATCTGCCCATCGTTGCCGAAGTTTAGGAACGAAATTCTAGACCGTTTCAAAACTGAACTCGAATTTGGAATCGATCACTTTGCCACGCAATTGCGCCACGGAACAATCGTCATTGGCTCTTCTTATCGCGGCACTAATTCGAACACACTTCCCAGAGACGAAGAAGTTGACCGAGTCCTCCTAAATGCCAGCCGAAAAATAATTGACGACACGCAATATGAGGTTGTCGATCGAAGGATCTCGTTTGTTTCGACTGGCCCTGGTGGCCCGGTGAACGTCTTGCGCGTCAAGCCAAAGGTTCGGTTGGTGAACATCACCGGCGATCTGGGAACAACTCTTGCGTTCGCCGTAGCCGAAGATGTCGCTCTGGAAATTTTGGGCAAATCAGAATCTAATCTCGTGTGA
- a CDS encoding beta-lactamase family protein: MTEIDLESLTRQCESAVKAGVFPGASFCVGTADRAHFGTVGCLDYQHGQSVSKSTIYDLASLTKPICTTTSAMCFFQDGAFGLGSEVRNWIPEFHHGVTIGHLLTHTSGLPAHRDFWKLEGTSDDRLRAVLSEPLVRAPGSGTEYSCVGFIVLATVLQRISGEVYPESWTWPFFRICEATGMEFQFNPPASLSLQIAPTEEGTPIGVVHDENARSLGGISGNAGLFGTAEDVARFAQLILRGGEGFIRPEVIQGWTKQQSADSTRALGWDTHSGSSDSSAGALFSPESFGHTGFTGTSLWIDPNLGIFAGLLTNRVHPTRENTAIIEFRRKFHESVVESIIGC; this comes from the coding sequence TTGACTGAAATCGATCTCGAATCATTGACGCGCCAGTGCGAATCTGCGGTGAAAGCCGGAGTTTTCCCTGGCGCATCATTCTGTGTGGGTACCGCCGATCGAGCTCATTTCGGCACAGTTGGATGTTTGGATTACCAGCATGGGCAGTCTGTTTCGAAGAGCACGATTTATGATCTCGCCAGCTTAACGAAACCGATCTGCACGACGACAAGCGCGATGTGCTTCTTTCAGGATGGGGCGTTTGGACTCGGTTCGGAAGTTCGAAATTGGATTCCAGAGTTCCACCACGGAGTGACGATTGGCCACTTGCTCACGCACACTTCCGGGCTGCCCGCTCATCGCGATTTTTGGAAGTTAGAGGGAACTTCCGACGACCGGCTCAGAGCAGTTCTCTCCGAACCATTAGTGCGTGCCCCCGGCTCGGGCACTGAATACAGCTGTGTCGGCTTTATTGTCCTCGCCACGGTTCTCCAGCGCATCTCTGGCGAGGTCTATCCCGAATCCTGGACATGGCCGTTCTTCAGAATTTGTGAGGCAACAGGGATGGAGTTTCAATTCAACCCTCCGGCAAGTTTGAGCTTGCAGATTGCTCCGACCGAAGAAGGCACTCCGATTGGAGTTGTGCATGACGAAAATGCACGCTCTTTGGGCGGAATTTCGGGCAATGCTGGCCTGTTCGGCACTGCTGAAGACGTCGCTCGGTTTGCCCAGCTGATTCTTCGAGGCGGGGAAGGGTTTATTCGCCCCGAGGTCATTCAAGGCTGGACCAAGCAGCAATCCGCCGATTCCACCCGTGCGCTCGGGTGGGACACTCATTCAGGTTCCAGCGACTCCAGCGCCGGCGCATTGTTTAGTCCCGAGAGCTTCGGGCACACGGGGTTCACCGGAACCTCCCTTTGGATTGATCCGAACCTAGGAATTTTTGCGGGATTGCTCACCAATCGGGTGCATCCAACACGCGAAAACACGGCGATCATCGAGTTCCGACGGAAATTTCACGAGTCGGTCGTTGAGTCGATCATCGGATGTTGA
- a CDS encoding B12-binding domain-containing protein, with protein sequence MSQDKLCTYDPLIELMNRFETLRLTTDTEDAFAELSVEDKLKKHITDGVKKNLERHLDLALESYAPLEIINQILLDGMKTVGELFGAGKMQLPFVLQSAEVMKASVRYLEPKMDKAEGSEKGSILLATVAGDVHDIGKNLVDIILSNNGYRVVNIGIKQPINAILEKQAEHNCDVIGLSGLLVKSTLIMKDNLLEMNERNLHNIPVILGGAALTRGYVEQDLAELYNGRVAYAQDAFEGLRLMEELRSPSTAEVATAPNPDRVKSHRVDTLSQDLYEFDGTKSDTPPAERTPQLPFYGVRTQTKFDIFEIYKFINRTALWRGQWQFKRPAEMDNLAFQTYLEQNAGPIEERLQRELAAVLEPKVAWGYFWCRSEGNSLIILNEDQKTERTRFTFSRQSDGRRLCLSDFFSSSEPDVVGFQIVTVGSKVSELERKLFADGKFQDYLYVHGMGVETAEALAEYWHKLVRAEMGIAQDDPEEVKALFGVKYQGCRYSFGYPACPNLEDQAQLFELLEPQKIGIELSEEFMLVPEQSTSAIIVHHPSAKYFNIR encoded by the coding sequence ATGTCGCAAGATAAACTGTGCACTTATGATCCGCTCATCGAGTTGATGAACCGGTTTGAAACCTTGCGGCTCACGACCGACACGGAGGACGCATTCGCTGAACTCAGTGTTGAAGATAAGCTCAAAAAGCATATCACTGACGGCGTAAAGAAGAATCTGGAGCGGCACTTAGACCTCGCGCTGGAATCGTACGCCCCCCTAGAGATTATCAACCAGATTCTGCTCGACGGCATGAAAACCGTCGGCGAACTCTTTGGAGCGGGAAAGATGCAGCTGCCATTCGTGCTGCAAAGCGCCGAAGTGATGAAGGCCTCTGTGAGGTATCTCGAACCCAAAATGGACAAGGCTGAGGGTTCGGAGAAGGGCTCGATTCTGTTGGCCACCGTCGCTGGGGATGTGCATGATATTGGCAAAAACTTGGTCGATATCATCCTTTCGAATAATGGCTACCGAGTCGTGAATATCGGTATCAAGCAACCGATTAATGCAATTTTAGAGAAGCAAGCTGAACACAATTGCGACGTGATTGGACTAAGCGGTTTGCTCGTAAAGAGCACCTTGATCATGAAGGACAATCTGCTCGAAATGAACGAGCGCAACCTGCACAATATTCCGGTGATTCTCGGCGGAGCGGCACTGACCCGAGGATATGTTGAACAAGATTTGGCAGAGTTGTACAACGGTCGAGTGGCATATGCACAGGATGCTTTTGAAGGTCTTCGGCTGATGGAAGAACTGCGCTCCCCCTCCACAGCTGAGGTCGCAACCGCACCGAACCCAGACCGAGTGAAGTCGCACCGCGTCGATACTCTGAGCCAGGATCTGTATGAGTTTGATGGCACAAAGAGTGACACTCCTCCCGCAGAGCGAACCCCGCAGTTACCTTTTTACGGAGTGCGGACCCAAACAAAATTCGACATTTTCGAAATCTACAAGTTCATCAACCGAACGGCGTTGTGGCGAGGTCAGTGGCAGTTCAAACGTCCGGCCGAAATGGACAACTTGGCGTTCCAAACTTATCTTGAGCAGAACGCGGGGCCAATCGAAGAGCGGCTCCAGCGCGAACTCGCGGCCGTGCTTGAGCCCAAGGTCGCTTGGGGATACTTCTGGTGCCGATCAGAAGGCAACTCACTCATTATCCTGAATGAGGATCAGAAAACAGAGCGCACCCGGTTCACCTTCTCTCGCCAATCCGATGGCAGGCGACTATGTCTTAGCGACTTCTTTAGCAGTTCCGAGCCCGACGTTGTAGGATTTCAGATCGTCACCGTCGGGAGCAAGGTGAGCGAGCTCGAAAGAAAGCTGTTCGCGGATGGCAAGTTCCAGGATTACCTCTATGTTCACGGGATGGGAGTCGAGACCGCCGAGGCCCTTGCCGAGTATTGGCACAAGCTTGTCCGGGCAGAAATGGGAATCGCACAAGATGATCCAGAAGAAGTCAAAGCCCTGTTCGGCGTCAAATATCAGGGTTGCCGGTACAGTTTTGGCTACCCTGCGTGCCCAAATCTCGAAGATCAGGCGCAGCTATTCGAATTACTGGAACCGCAAAAGATTGGCATCGAATTGAGCGAGGAATTTATGCTCGTACCCGAGCAGAGCACCAGCGCGATCATCGTGCACCACCCGAGCGCAAAGTACTTCAACATCCGATGA
- the glnA gene encoding type I glutamate--ammonia ligase, producing the protein MTPKEAVKFVKENGCELVDIRFTDLFGMWHHFSIPASDFGEGIFEDGLGFDGSSIRGFQSIDESDMLLVPDPASIFVDPFGEYKTAVIMCDIEDPITRLRYSRDPRYVAKKAEAYLKSTGIADTAFFGPEAEFFIFDSLTYSNHPHHTGFEIDSVEGHWNSGTRGHSSTIGPKGGYFPCAPVDKLQDIRSEMMFKLIEIGVPIEVHHHEVATAGQCEIDMRFDTLVSMADKLQKYKYVVKNVAAQYGMQATFMPKPLFGDNGSGMHVHISLWKNSKTIMYDEAGYAGLSDEARWMVGGVLKHAASLLAFCAPSTNSYRRLVPGYEAPINLIYSSRNRSACVRIPTYNKSPKAKRIEFRAPDPTANGYLAMTAILMAALDGIQNRIEPAKPIDKDLYELPAEEKKGIPQTPGSLRATLEALLHDHEYLLKGDVFTPDLIETYIDFKLKNECDAIDLRPHPYEFFMYADA; encoded by the coding sequence ATGACGCCAAAAGAAGCTGTTAAATTTGTTAAGGAGAACGGGTGCGAGCTAGTCGATATCCGATTTACGGACCTGTTTGGAATGTGGCACCACTTCAGTATTCCAGCCTCCGATTTTGGAGAAGGGATCTTTGAAGATGGATTGGGATTCGATGGGTCCAGCATCCGTGGATTCCAGAGCATCGACGAAAGCGACATGCTGCTGGTGCCCGACCCAGCGTCGATTTTTGTGGACCCGTTTGGCGAATACAAAACCGCCGTCATCATGTGCGACATCGAAGATCCGATCACCCGACTCCGATATAGCCGTGATCCACGGTACGTCGCCAAGAAGGCCGAGGCCTATCTCAAATCAACCGGTATCGCTGACACCGCGTTTTTTGGCCCTGAGGCTGAATTCTTTATTTTTGACTCGCTGACCTACTCCAATCACCCGCACCACACTGGGTTTGAAATCGATAGTGTGGAAGGACATTGGAACTCCGGGACTCGCGGGCATAGCTCGACAATCGGTCCAAAGGGCGGGTACTTCCCTTGTGCTCCCGTGGATAAGCTGCAAGACATCCGAAGCGAAATGATGTTCAAGCTCATCGAGATTGGTGTCCCAATCGAAGTGCATCATCACGAAGTCGCGACTGCAGGACAATGCGAAATCGACATGCGTTTCGACACTCTCGTGAGCATGGCGGACAAGCTCCAAAAGTACAAGTACGTCGTCAAAAACGTGGCCGCGCAATACGGAATGCAGGCGACATTCATGCCGAAGCCGCTCTTTGGCGATAACGGTAGCGGAATGCACGTACACATCTCGCTATGGAAGAACAGCAAGACGATCATGTACGACGAGGCGGGCTACGCTGGACTTTCGGACGAAGCTCGATGGATGGTTGGCGGAGTGCTGAAGCATGCCGCATCGTTGCTTGCCTTCTGCGCACCGTCGACGAATTCATATCGACGGCTCGTGCCAGGCTATGAGGCTCCGATCAACTTGATTTATTCATCCCGAAATCGATCTGCGTGTGTCCGAATCCCGACATACAACAAGTCGCCGAAGGCTAAGCGAATCGAATTCCGCGCTCCAGATCCGACCGCAAACGGCTATTTGGCAATGACGGCGATTCTGATGGCGGCGCTGGATGGAATTCAAAACCGCATCGAGCCTGCCAAGCCGATTGACAAGGACCTCTACGAGCTTCCAGCCGAGGAGAAGAAGGGCATTCCGCAGACGCCAGGTTCCCTACGAGCAACGCTTGAGGCCCTGCTCCATGATCATGAATACTTGCTCAAGGGTGATGTTTTCACGCCGGACTTGATCGAGACCTATATCGATTTCAAGCTCAAGAACGAATGCGACGCGATCGACCTTCGACCGCATCCATACGAGTTCTTCATGTACGCCGACGCCTGA
- the tgt gene encoding tRNA guanosine(34) transglycosylase Tgt, whose translation MSVHYELLSICPITKARRGRLHTPHGVVETPAFMPVGTQGTVKTVSSDEIRAMGFQQILSNTYHLSLRPGEELVQRLGGLHKFMDWEGSILTDSGGYQVMSLSSMREINDESVRFKSHLDGHEIVMRPEDSITIQGKLGVDISMCLDECPPYPCTKDEAAAAMRRTHLWAPRNLAAAKPDQAVFGIVQGGVHEDLRTESAQFLSELPFAGMAIGGVSVGEPTEMQYPVVQFTAPLLPAQKARYLMGVGHPKDILHAVASGVDLFDCVLPTRMARHATLYTLRGRVNAMNQKWSEFDGPHDPDSVFHPTRNTSAAYLRHLFKAKEPLGARLASLHNLWFYSRLMSEIRSAIENGSWNELIQRYENA comes from the coding sequence CTGAGCGTTCATTACGAACTGCTTTCGATTTGCCCGATCACCAAAGCTCGGCGCGGACGGCTGCACACGCCACACGGGGTTGTGGAAACGCCTGCGTTCATGCCCGTCGGAACTCAAGGCACCGTCAAAACGGTGTCTTCTGACGAAATTCGCGCGATGGGATTCCAACAAATCCTCTCAAACACCTATCACTTGAGCCTGCGACCCGGAGAGGAGCTCGTCCAGAGGCTGGGTGGCCTGCACAAGTTCATGGATTGGGAGGGCTCTATTCTCACCGACTCTGGAGGTTATCAAGTGATGTCGCTGAGCTCGATGCGTGAGATCAACGACGAATCAGTCCGGTTCAAGTCTCACCTCGATGGTCACGAGATCGTGATGCGCCCTGAAGACTCGATCACGATTCAAGGCAAGCTTGGTGTGGACATCAGCATGTGTTTGGACGAGTGTCCGCCTTATCCCTGTACGAAAGATGAGGCGGCGGCAGCAATGCGAAGAACCCACCTCTGGGCACCACGAAATCTAGCCGCAGCTAAGCCAGATCAAGCCGTCTTCGGCATTGTCCAAGGCGGTGTCCATGAAGATTTGCGCACCGAATCCGCACAATTTCTCTCAGAGCTTCCATTCGCTGGGATGGCGATCGGCGGGGTCAGCGTGGGAGAACCCACAGAGATGCAGTACCCGGTGGTGCAGTTCACTGCTCCCTTGCTTCCTGCCCAAAAAGCCCGCTATTTGATGGGCGTAGGGCATCCGAAAGACATCTTGCACGCCGTTGCCAGCGGCGTTGATCTGTTTGATTGTGTGCTTCCGACCCGTATGGCTCGCCACGCCACTCTGTATACGCTTCGTGGCCGCGTGAACGCGATGAATCAGAAATGGTCTGAATTCGATGGTCCACACGATCCCGACAGCGTTTTTCATCCAACACGTAACACTTCGGCGGCTTACCTGCGGCATTTGTTCAAAGCCAAAGAGCCGCTTGGTGCGCGGCTGGCTTCACTGCATAACCTCTGGTTCTACTCGCGGCTGATGTCCGAAATCCGTAGTGCCATCGAAAACGGCTCTTGGAATGAATTGATCCAGCGATATGAAAATGCCTGA
- a CDS encoding acyloxyacyl hydrolase, which translates to MLLLDSKPPEMHSEVRTAYIAPMVNMPIIGSQDKRVGITMGIQWAHPEKRLTLNGHRLYLVFESQLSFSYGGGWNRRPRDKAWAIASLGLARYEVIGPSKRGFFYELGWGLHLANESTFDLDSRLNSTPTLGGGIIFDRAGATYQLGLRWYHISNAGTVGHNQGQNQLLLQIGVRF; encoded by the coding sequence ATGCTATTACTGGATTCCAAACCACCAGAAATGCACTCCGAAGTCAGAACTGCCTACATCGCACCGATGGTCAACATGCCGATCATTGGGTCGCAAGACAAGCGAGTCGGAATCACCATGGGGATCCAGTGGGCGCATCCTGAAAAGCGGCTTACGCTCAATGGTCACAGGCTCTATCTTGTATTCGAATCTCAGTTGTCATTTAGCTATGGCGGCGGCTGGAATCGGCGACCCCGAGACAAAGCATGGGCGATTGCGAGTCTCGGCCTTGCTCGGTACGAAGTGATCGGGCCTAGCAAGCGCGGATTCTTCTACGAACTCGGTTGGGGACTACACCTCGCCAACGAGTCCACATTTGATCTGGACTCGAGGCTCAATAGCACGCCAACATTAGGTGGTGGGATCATTTTTGACCGTGCTGGAGCGACCTACCAACTGGGTCTTCGTTGGTATCACATCTCGAATGCAGGCACCGTCGGTCACAACCAAGGCCAGAATCAGCTGCTTCTGCAAATTGGGGTTCGATTCTGA
- the der gene encoding ribosome biogenesis GTPase Der — MALKLPTVVVVGRPNVGKSTLFNRIVGKRVAVVEDQPGVTRDRLYAETEWRGKRFLLVDTGGILFGDEDPLVEQIRLQAEIALQEAEVVIFLVDCVDGLSMGDRDLADRLRSAKSKVMVVANKADNPSREGLATEFYELGFERVFPVSGLSGRGVADVLDEIVESLPESEPKEEREEIRLAIIGRPNVGKSSLLNAFTGETRSIVSNIPGTTRDAIDTLIEYQNESFRLIDTAGIRRRGKIQGTVEYYMALRSTRAVERAQCSLLVIDGDEGLTDQDKRVAKISHDLGRALVIAVNKWDKKEPPDGCPRTKSVEKKAMEKRIRDELPDCDYAPIVFTSAIESAGLEPVLDAVLYSIDNWMFRISTGQLNRLIQEAAFRRPYTSKGRALKIYYSTQVTTSPPTFLLFVNDPDTMHFSYKRYLENQIRKQYPLPGTPIRVFVRSSHSKDE; from the coding sequence GTGGCACTCAAATTACCTACAGTCGTAGTCGTAGGTCGGCCCAATGTCGGCAAAAGCACGCTCTTCAACAGAATCGTTGGAAAGCGTGTGGCCGTCGTTGAGGACCAACCTGGTGTCACCAGGGATAGACTCTACGCCGAAACAGAGTGGCGCGGCAAGCGGTTCCTCTTGGTGGATACCGGCGGAATCCTGTTCGGCGATGAAGACCCGTTGGTGGAGCAGATTCGCCTCCAAGCCGAAATTGCGCTGCAAGAAGCTGAAGTCGTGATCTTTCTTGTGGACTGCGTAGACGGCCTTTCGATGGGCGATCGCGACCTTGCCGATCGGCTACGTAGCGCGAAGTCTAAGGTTATGGTCGTGGCGAACAAGGCCGACAACCCAAGCCGAGAAGGGCTTGCGACCGAATTCTACGAACTCGGATTTGAGCGTGTTTTTCCGGTCAGTGGCCTGAGCGGTCGAGGAGTCGCCGACGTCCTCGATGAGATTGTTGAATCATTGCCAGAATCGGAGCCGAAGGAAGAGCGGGAAGAGATTCGGCTGGCCATCATCGGACGACCAAATGTCGGGAAATCAAGTTTGCTGAACGCGTTTACCGGAGAAACTCGGTCGATTGTGAGCAACATCCCCGGTACGACACGAGACGCGATTGACACTTTGATCGAGTATCAGAATGAGTCGTTCCGGTTGATCGACACGGCGGGAATTCGGCGCCGGGGCAAGATTCAAGGCACGGTCGAGTATTACATGGCTCTGCGGAGTACCCGGGCCGTGGAGCGCGCCCAATGCTCGTTGCTCGTCATCGACGGCGACGAAGGGTTAACGGACCAAGACAAGCGGGTTGCGAAGATCAGCCACGATCTCGGCCGAGCCTTGGTGATCGCTGTCAACAAGTGGGACAAGAAGGAGCCACCAGACGGGTGCCCCCGCACCAAATCGGTCGAAAAGAAGGCGATGGAAAAGCGGATTCGGGATGAACTGCCGGATTGCGACTATGCGCCGATCGTGTTTACAAGTGCAATCGAAAGTGCTGGGCTCGAGCCGGTGCTGGATGCAGTCTTGTATAGCATCGACAACTGGATGTTCCGGATTTCGACCGGCCAGCTGAACCGACTGATTCAAGAAGCAGCGTTTCGACGGCCTTACACTAGCAAGGGCCGAGCCTTGAAGATTTACTACTCGACTCAGGTGACGACGAGTCCTCCGACGTTCCTGCTGTTTGTGAACGATCCAGACACGATGCACTTTAGCTACAAGCGCTATTTGGAGAATCAGATTCGGAAGCAATACCCATTGCCTGGAACACCGATTCGAGTGTTTGTGCGAAGTAGCCATAGCAAGGACGAATAG
- a CDS encoding nucleotide exchange factor GrpE — MQMPEDMTSIETEQAFQVIEEVDDELGEFDDDLSRLSEVEAERDQLREQLMRSLADLQNFRKRAAQEQESSRRYSNEEFMRSLIPVLDNFERTVASLSAGADPAAILQGITMVKKQLQSVLESNSMTRIPAVGSHFDPEIHDAIAVIETTEFEPDTVVDEIEPGYTLFGRVLRPARVRIARAPSE, encoded by the coding sequence ATGCAGATGCCAGAAGACATGACCAGCATTGAAACTGAACAGGCCTTTCAAGTGATTGAAGAGGTCGACGACGAACTTGGCGAATTTGACGACGACCTTTCGAGATTGTCGGAAGTAGAAGCCGAGCGAGATCAACTTCGCGAGCAATTGATGCGCTCGCTCGCCGACTTACAGAACTTTCGGAAGCGCGCTGCACAGGAGCAAGAAAGCTCCCGGCGGTACTCCAACGAGGAGTTCATGCGCAGTTTGATCCCGGTTCTGGACAACTTTGAACGGACCGTTGCTTCGCTTTCCGCAGGAGCCGACCCAGCCGCAATTTTGCAGGGCATCACGATGGTTAAAAAGCAGCTTCAATCGGTGCTTGAAAGCAACTCGATGACTCGGATTCCTGCCGTTGGTTCGCACTTTGATCCAGAGATTCACGACGCGATCGCCGTCATTGAAACTACTGAATTTGAACCTGACACTGTTGTGGATGAAATCGAACCCGGGTACACGCTGTTTGGAAGAGTACTGCGGCCAGCACGGGTCCGGATTGCAAGGGCGCCAAGCGAATGA
- the glmM gene encoding phosphoglucosamine mutase, whose protein sequence is MSPIKFGTDGVRGVANQGILPEDAFAIGLAAGRYIQEQKLKNRVVVGRDTRKSGSMLGAALAAGLCSAGVDVDTLGVIPTGAISTITRQNGYSLGFVISASHNPAPDNGIKIFAGNGKKLPSDGESRIVALTSEPFDDRPLGGRVGRIEPNPTVIQGYLQFLESIVPERLDGMKIAIDAAHGAGYFFGVQIFEKLGAQVIATGVNPDGVNINEEGGATKPETIQELTKSSGAVIGIAYDGDADRAVFSDRQGRLINGDRTMGIWSSHWRAAGQFDPAIIVGTVMSNGAFESYVRNHGVELQRADVGDKYVSALMEKLGAKVGGEQSGHIIFSERGPTGDGLVTALELVRVLRREGRGADSFVDEFENHPQLLINLKVDRKEGWDTNSAVMAVIQAGQEQLGDSGRVNVRASGTQPILRVMVECADAEKRDHVASEIESTLLDQLGGKVYSKVDLTHALGD, encoded by the coding sequence ATGAGCCCGATCAAGTTTGGGACGGACGGCGTTCGAGGAGTCGCCAACCAAGGCATCTTGCCGGAAGACGCTTTCGCAATTGGCTTGGCAGCAGGGCGCTACATCCAAGAGCAGAAGCTTAAAAATCGCGTAGTCGTTGGTCGAGACACCCGAAAGTCCGGATCGATGCTCGGCGCCGCACTCGCGGCGGGACTCTGTTCTGCCGGAGTCGATGTCGATACTCTTGGCGTGATTCCGACCGGAGCGATCAGCACGATTACCCGGCAAAACGGCTACTCGCTGGGTTTCGTGATCTCGGCGAGTCACAATCCGGCACCAGATAACGGCATCAAAATTTTCGCTGGCAACGGAAAGAAGTTGCCCTCCGACGGCGAGAGTCGAATCGTCGCTCTGACTTCGGAACCTTTTGATGATCGGCCCCTAGGCGGGAGAGTTGGCCGAATTGAGCCCAACCCAACAGTCATCCAAGGCTATTTGCAGTTCCTAGAGAGCATCGTTCCAGAACGACTCGACGGGATGAAGATTGCGATCGACGCCGCGCATGGCGCCGGATATTTCTTTGGTGTCCAGATTTTCGAAAAGCTCGGTGCTCAGGTGATCGCCACCGGCGTGAACCCAGACGGGGTGAACATCAATGAAGAAGGCGGTGCCACGAAGCCAGAGACCATCCAGGAACTCACCAAATCTTCTGGTGCCGTGATCGGAATTGCTTATGATGGCGACGCGGACCGCGCCGTCTTCAGCGACCGCCAAGGAAGGTTGATCAACGGCGACCGTACCATGGGAATTTGGTCGAGCCATTGGCGCGCAGCCGGGCAATTTGATCCGGCGATCATCGTGGGTACGGTGATGAGCAATGGTGCGTTTGAATCGTACGTCCGGAACCACGGAGTCGAACTCCAGCGAGCGGATGTCGGCGACAAGTACGTCAGTGCGCTCATGGAAAAGCTTGGTGCGAAAGTTGGCGGCGAGCAAAGTGGTCACATCATTTTCAGCGAACGCGGCCCAACCGGCGATGGACTGGTCACCGCTTTGGAATTGGTTCGAGTCCTACGAAGAGAGGGAAGAGGCGCAGATTCGTTCGTGGATGAATTTGAGAACCACCCCCAGCTACTGATCAATTTGAAAGTCGATCGGAAGGAAGGTTGGGACACAAATTCTGCGGTCATGGCAGTGATTCAGGCCGGACAAGAACAGCTTGGCGACTCCGGACGCGTCAACGTCCGAGCCAGCGGTACGCAGCCGATCTTGCGGGTGATGGTGGAGTGCGCGGATGCAGAAAAGCGCGACCATGTCGCCTCTGAGATCGAATCAACTTTGCTCGACCAACTTGGCGGCAAGGTCTACTCGAAAGTGGACCTGACGCACGCTCTCGGCGACTAG